In Nocardia asteroides, a single genomic region encodes these proteins:
- a CDS encoding YgfZ/GcvT domain-containing protein, producing MTRCRYATYSGFVVPVPSPLLGVPGAVAGVPGSPDAAVAWHYGDPFAEQRAAARRVAIVDRSHRAVGAITGKERLTWLHTITSQHVAGLADGESAENLDLDLNGRVQHHFVLTELAETVWIDTEAERGPDLLGFLTKMVFWADAEPRDAADHAVLTLLGPEVETLTGALGVAELPAVYRAVPLAGGGFLRRMPWPGEHSYDLVIPRAQLTEVWSALTAAGATPAGMWAFEALRVESLRPRLGLDTDDRTIPHEARWIGDRSEAGAVHLDKGCYRGQETVARVHNLGKPPRHLVLLHLDGSADERPEPGTDITADGRAVGRLGTVVDHFELGPIALALVKRAVPATTALVAGTAAAAIDPDSVPTDDRPQAGRLAIDRLRGR from the coding sequence ATGACCCGATGCCGGTATGCCACGTACAGTGGTTTTGTGGTTCCTGTGCCAAGTCCTCTTTTGGGTGTTCCCGGAGCCGTCGCGGGGGTGCCCGGTTCGCCGGATGCCGCCGTCGCCTGGCACTACGGCGACCCGTTCGCCGAGCAGCGCGCCGCGGCCAGGCGGGTGGCGATCGTGGATCGCTCGCACCGCGCCGTCGGCGCCATCACCGGTAAAGAGCGGCTGACCTGGCTGCACACCATCACCAGTCAGCACGTGGCCGGGCTGGCCGACGGTGAGTCGGCGGAGAATCTGGATCTGGATCTGAACGGCCGGGTACAGCACCACTTCGTGCTCACCGAGCTGGCCGAGACCGTATGGATCGATACCGAGGCCGAGCGCGGCCCCGATCTGCTCGGCTTCCTGACCAAGATGGTCTTCTGGGCCGACGCCGAGCCCAGGGACGCCGCCGACCACGCCGTGCTCACCCTGCTCGGCCCCGAGGTGGAGACGCTCACCGGCGCGCTCGGGGTGGCCGAACTGCCCGCCGTGTACCGCGCGGTCCCGCTGGCGGGCGGCGGCTTCCTGCGCCGCATGCCGTGGCCGGGCGAGCACTCGTACGACCTGGTGATCCCACGTGCGCAGCTCACCGAGGTATGGTCCGCACTGACCGCGGCAGGCGCCACCCCGGCGGGCATGTGGGCCTTCGAGGCGCTGCGCGTCGAGTCGCTGCGCCCCCGGCTCGGCCTCGACACCGACGACCGCACGATCCCGCACGAGGCACGCTGGATCGGCGACCGCTCCGAGGCGGGCGCGGTGCACCTGGACAAGGGCTGCTACCGCGGCCAGGAGACCGTCGCCCGGGTGCACAATCTGGGCAAGCCGCCGCGCCACCTGGTGCTGCTGCACCTGGACGGCTCCGCCGACGAGCGCCCGGAGCCCGGCACCGACATCACCGCCGACGGCCGCGCGGTCGGCAGGCTCGGCACCGTCGTCGACCACTTCGAGCTCGGGCCGATCGCGCTCGCCCTGGTGAAGCGGGCCGTCCCGGCCACAACCGCGCTGGTGGCGGGCACCGCGGCGGCCGCGATCGACCCCGACTCGGTGCCGACGGACGACCGCCCGCAGGCGGGCAGGCTCGCAATCGACCGGCTGCGCGGGCGCTGA
- a CDS encoding asparaginase, which translates to MSVELVEVVRSGFRECVHRGSVVLLGTDGEVQFELGEVHGPIYPRSTNKPLQALALLRNGFTPADDAELAIAIASHYGEPDQVAAVRRLLERNGFTEDDLECPPDLPLGELPRALLLAAGEQPSRILMNCSGKHAAMLATCAANSWPTRGYPDRAHPLQQAVLETIADVTGEPETDLGIDGCGLPIVPVSLVNLARAFATLVTAAPHTPERRVAQAIRAHPRVISGTAAPDLLLMSETPGLVCKIGADGVHAGALPDGRAFAYKVEDGAERARMPLTLAILRRLGVPWTDRLAELAAPPILGGGARVGVIRAIPGVL; encoded by the coding sequence GTGAGCGTCGAGCTGGTCGAGGTCGTGCGGTCGGGGTTCCGCGAGTGCGTGCACCGGGGGTCGGTGGTGCTGCTCGGCACGGACGGCGAGGTGCAGTTCGAGCTCGGCGAGGTACACGGCCCGATCTACCCGCGCTCGACCAACAAGCCGCTGCAGGCACTGGCCCTGCTCCGCAACGGCTTCACCCCGGCCGACGACGCCGAGCTGGCGATAGCCATCGCCTCCCACTACGGCGAGCCCGACCAGGTGGCGGCGGTCCGGCGCCTGCTCGAGCGGAACGGTTTCACCGAGGACGATTTGGAGTGCCCGCCCGACCTCCCGCTCGGCGAGCTGCCGCGGGCCCTGCTCCTCGCCGCGGGCGAGCAGCCGAGCCGGATCCTGATGAACTGCTCGGGCAAACACGCGGCCATGCTCGCCACCTGCGCCGCCAACTCCTGGCCGACCAGGGGTTACCCGGACCGCGCGCACCCGCTGCAGCAGGCCGTGCTCGAGACCATCGCCGACGTCACCGGCGAGCCGGAGACCGACCTCGGCATCGACGGCTGCGGGTTGCCGATCGTCCCGGTCTCGCTGGTGAACCTGGCCCGCGCCTTCGCCACCCTGGTCACCGCCGCCCCGCATACCCCCGAGCGGCGTGTCGCGCAGGCGATTCGCGCCCATCCGCGCGTGATTTCCGGCACCGCCGCCCCCGACCTGCTCCTGATGTCGGAGACGCCCGGGCTGGTCTGCAAGATCGGCGCGGACGGCGTGCACGCGGGCGCGCTCCCGGACGGGCGGGCCTTCGCCTACAAGGTCGAGGACGGCGCCGAGCGCGCGCGGATGCCGCTGACGCTGGCGATTCTGCGCCGGCTGGGCGTGCCGTGGACCGACCGGCTCGCGGAGCTGGCCGCCCCGCCGATCCTCGGCGGCGGTGCCAGGGTCGGCGTCATCCGCGCCATCCCCGGAGTGCTGTAG
- a CDS encoding aminodeoxychorismate lyase, whose translation MADRVLVTLDGAVQDADAPLLFADDIGVLRGDGVFETVLVRNGSPCAIEFHLGRLRRSAQALELPELELSRWRAAAEIAAKEWGDEEEGVLRLVLTRGRESEFTEVPDSVTSGELAAAVPVPTAFLTVSPVPARVQKARTDGIKVVSLVRGISIDLAQAAPWQLLGAKTLSYATNMAALRFAHRQGADDVIFTSTENRVLEGPRSTIVIARDKTLITPPAKNGVLPGVTQRALFNEARKAGWEVKYEPLWTADLFVCDSIWLLSSITLAARVAQLDGIRLMAADSTEEIIELVDRGVARAGAIGDW comes from the coding sequence ATGGCGGATCGAGTTCTTGTGACACTCGACGGCGCGGTCCAGGATGCGGACGCGCCGTTGTTGTTTGCCGACGACATCGGTGTTCTGCGCGGCGACGGTGTCTTCGAAACGGTGCTGGTGCGGAACGGCAGCCCGTGTGCGATCGAGTTCCACCTGGGCAGGCTGCGCCGCTCCGCCCAGGCGCTGGAACTACCCGAGCTGGAGCTGAGCCGGTGGCGGGCGGCGGCCGAGATCGCGGCCAAGGAATGGGGCGACGAGGAAGAGGGCGTGCTGCGCCTGGTGCTGACCCGCGGCCGGGAGAGCGAATTCACCGAGGTGCCCGATTCGGTGACCTCGGGCGAGCTCGCCGCCGCGGTCCCGGTCCCGACCGCGTTCCTCACGGTGAGCCCGGTGCCCGCCCGCGTGCAGAAGGCCCGCACCGATGGCATCAAGGTGGTGAGCCTGGTCCGCGGCATCTCCATCGATCTGGCCCAGGCCGCGCCCTGGCAGCTGCTCGGCGCCAAGACGCTCTCCTACGCCACCAACATGGCCGCGCTGCGCTTCGCGCACCGGCAGGGCGCCGACGACGTGATCTTCACCAGCACCGAGAACCGGGTGCTGGAGGGGCCGCGCTCGACCATCGTGATCGCGCGGGACAAGACGCTGATCACCCCGCCCGCCAAGAACGGCGTGCTGCCCGGCGTCACCCAGCGGGCGCTGTTCAACGAGGCCCGCAAGGCGGGCTGGGAGGTCAAGTACGAGCCGCTCTGGACCGCCGACCTCTTCGTCTGCGACAGCATCTGGCTGCTCTCCAGCATCACGCTCGCGGCCAGGGTCGCCCAGCTGGACGGCATCCGGCTGATGGCGGCGGACAGCACCGAGGAGATCATCGAACTGGTCGACCGCGGGGTCGCGCGGGCGGGGGCCATCGGCGACTGGTGA
- a CDS encoding MOSC domain-containing protein produces MRGGDTGRVLAVCVVHAELEVPGRVGRSAIDKRPVAGRVEVGPLGLAGDHVCNTAHHGGLNQAVYAYADQDARRWEAELGRVLPHGWFGENLRVDGLPLSDAVLGARLRIGTALLEVSAPRVPCATFQHWSGERQWVKRFALRSDTGCYFRLLAAGTVGAGDEVLVEYVPEHGITVRDVFTGADPERLTRLLELEPTASDDIRAQVERHLGRRAREATG; encoded by the coding sequence ATGCGCGGCGGTGACACCGGCCGCGTGCTCGCGGTCTGCGTCGTGCACGCGGAGCTGGAGGTGCCCGGCCGGGTCGGGCGCAGCGCCATCGACAAGCGGCCGGTCGCGGGGCGGGTCGAGGTCGGCCCGCTCGGGCTCGCCGGCGACCACGTCTGCAACACCGCGCACCACGGCGGGCTGAACCAGGCCGTCTACGCTTACGCCGACCAGGACGCGCGCCGCTGGGAGGCGGAGCTGGGCCGGGTGCTGCCGCACGGCTGGTTCGGCGAGAACCTGCGGGTCGATGGCCTCCCCCTCTCGGACGCGGTGCTCGGCGCCCGGCTCCGGATCGGTACCGCGCTGCTCGAGGTGAGCGCGCCGCGGGTGCCCTGCGCGACCTTCCAGCACTGGTCCGGCGAGCGGCAGTGGGTCAAGCGGTTCGCGCTGCGCAGCGACACCGGGTGCTACTTCCGGCTGCTGGCGGCGGGCACCGTCGGCGCGGGCGACGAGGTGCTGGTCGAGTACGTCCCCGAGCACGGCATCACCGTCCGCGATGTCTTCACCGGCGCGGACCCGGAGCGGCTGACCCGGCTGCTGGAGCTGGAGCCGACCGCGTCGGACGACATCCGCGCGCAGGTCGAGCGGCACCTCGGACGCCGCGCACGGGAGGCAACGGGATGA